From a region of the Listeria monocytogenes ATCC 19117 genome:
- the murA gene encoding UDP-N-acetylglucosamine 1-carboxyvinyltransferase yields MEKIIVRGGKQLNGSVKMEGAKNAVLPVIAATLLASKGTSVLKNVPNLSDVFTINEVLKYLNADVSFVNDEVTVNATGEITSDAPFEYVRKMRASIVVMGPLLARTGSARVALPGGCAIGSRPVDLHLKGFEAMGAIVKIENGYIEATAEKLVGAKVYLDFPSVGATQNIMMAATLAEGTTVIENVAREPEIVDLANFLNQMGARVIGAGTEVIRIEGVKELTATEHSIIPDRIEAGTFMIAAAITGGNVLIEDAVPEHISSLIAKLEEMGVQIIEEENGIRVIGPDKLKAVDVKTMPHPGFPTDMQSQMMVIQMLSEGTSIMTETVFENRFMHVEEMRRMNADMKIEGHSVIISGPAKLQGAEVAATDLRAAAALILAGLVADGYTQVTELKYLDRGYNNFHGKLQALGADVERVDDSKIDVTNLASLF; encoded by the coding sequence TTGGAAAAAATTATTGTACGCGGTGGAAAACAGTTAAATGGTTCTGTGAAAATGGAAGGTGCCAAGAATGCTGTATTACCGGTAATAGCTGCTACATTACTTGCGAGTAAAGGTACTAGCGTATTAAAAAATGTCCCAAACTTGTCTGATGTATTCACAATCAATGAGGTTCTTAAATATCTAAATGCAGATGTTTCTTTTGTAAATGATGAAGTAACAGTCAATGCAACAGGAGAAATCACTTCTGATGCACCTTTTGAGTACGTTCGTAAAATGCGTGCTTCCATTGTTGTAATGGGACCACTTTTGGCACGTACTGGTTCAGCACGTGTAGCTTTACCTGGTGGATGTGCAATTGGCTCAAGACCAGTTGACTTACATTTAAAAGGTTTTGAAGCAATGGGCGCAATCGTGAAAATTGAAAATGGCTATATTGAAGCAACTGCTGAAAAATTAGTGGGTGCTAAAGTATACTTAGATTTCCCAAGTGTTGGAGCGACACAAAATATTATGATGGCTGCTACTCTAGCAGAAGGTACTACAGTAATAGAAAACGTGGCTCGTGAACCTGAAATTGTCGACTTAGCAAACTTCCTTAACCAAATGGGTGCTAGAGTTATCGGTGCAGGAACAGAAGTAATTAGAATTGAAGGAGTTAAAGAATTAACTGCAACTGAACATTCTATTATTCCAGACCGTATTGAAGCAGGAACATTTATGATTGCTGCTGCGATTACTGGTGGAAATGTTTTAATTGAAGATGCAGTTCCCGAGCATATTAGTTCGTTAATTGCTAAACTTGAAGAAATGGGCGTTCAAATCATTGAAGAAGAGAATGGGATTCGTGTAATTGGTCCTGATAAATTAAAAGCTGTGGATGTTAAAACGATGCCACACCCAGGTTTTCCAACAGATATGCAATCGCAAATGATGGTTATTCAAATGCTGAGTGAAGGAACAAGCATCATGACTGAAACTGTTTTTGAGAATCGTTTTATGCATGTAGAAGAAATGCGTAGAATGAACGCTGATATGAAAATTGAAGGACATTCTGTTATTATTTCTGGCCCAGCTAAATTACAAGGAGCAGAAGTTGCTGCGACAGATTTACGTGCAGCAGCAGCGCTTATTCTTGCTGGTTTAGTTGCGGATGGCTATACACAAGTAACTGAGTTAAAATACCTTGATCGTGGCTATAATAATTTCCACGGCAAACTACAAGCGCTTGGTGCTGATGTGGAACGTGTAGATGATTCCAAAATCGATGTAACAAACTTAGCGTCTTTATTCTAA
- a CDS encoding DUF1146 family protein, translating to MYNIIMESPYVIIISHLLFIVITFWALQAINYEKFIKKNHVTQARLLFVIISIVLGYTLSNFFLDYLAASKQLINFFS from the coding sequence ATGTATAATATTATTATGGAATCACCATATGTCATCATCATTTCACATTTACTATTTATTGTAATTACTTTTTGGGCACTCCAAGCTATTAATTATGAAAAATTCATCAAGAAGAATCATGTAACACAAGCTAGATTATTATTTGTGATTATTTCGATTGTATTAGGTTATACATTAAGCAATTTTTTCTTGGATTATTTGGCAGCTTCCAAACAGTTAATTAACTTTTTTAGTTAG
- a CDS encoding F0F1 ATP synthase subunit epsilon produces MGSLNVSIVTPDGPVYEGVAQMVIARTKAGELGILPGHVPLVAPLKIDIVRLKVESGEEWVAVNGGFMEVNGEEVNILADTAEREQDIDIDRAEKAKQRAEEELSRAKEQKVDEVMAQLALQRAINRIHAKEHN; encoded by the coding sequence ATGGGTTCATTAAATGTTAGTATTGTTACTCCAGACGGCCCTGTTTATGAAGGCGTTGCTCAAATGGTTATTGCTAGAACAAAAGCAGGTGAACTCGGTATTTTACCTGGCCATGTTCCACTAGTTGCTCCACTTAAAATCGACATCGTTCGTTTAAAAGTTGAGTCTGGTGAGGAATGGGTCGCTGTCAATGGTGGCTTTATGGAAGTAAACGGTGAAGAAGTTAATATTCTCGCGGATACTGCTGAACGTGAACAAGATATTGATATTGATCGCGCTGAAAAAGCAAAACAACGTGCAGAAGAAGAACTTAGCCGAGCAAAAGAACAAAAAGTGGACGAAGTAATGGCTCAGCTGGCACTACAAAGAGCCATCAACAGAATTCATGCAAAAGAACACAATTAA